In Eupeodes corollae chromosome 3, idEupCoro1.1, whole genome shotgun sequence, a single genomic region encodes these proteins:
- the LOC129949394 gene encoding retinol dehydrogenase 13-like, producing MKGLLSFLKNKTVFYISLAGTVVGVSCFVKDQMQGGQYKKKTSAEGKVCIVTGSNTGIGKETVRELAKRKAHVYMACRNMQKCEEAREEIVLETKNKHVYCRECDLSSLQSIRQFVDAFQKEQTKLDILINNAGVMRCPRTLTKDGFEMQLGVNHMGHFLLTNLLLDILKKSAPSRIVVVSSLAHTRGEINVTDLNSEKSYDEGDAYSQSKLANVLFARELAKKLEGTGVTVNSLHPGVVDTEIVRHMGIFNNIFTSLLVRPLLWPFVKTVRSGAQTSIYAALDPELEKVSGLYFSDCEPKEVALAAQNDDLAKWLWSVSEKWTRIKA from the exons ATGAAAGGCTTATTGTCGTTTCTCAAAAACAAGACGGTTTTTTACATAAGTTTAGCCGGTACAGTCGTTGGCGTATCATGTTTTGTTAA AGATCAAATGCAAGGTGGCCAATACAAAAAGAAGACATCTGCTGAAGGTAAAGTATGCATTGTCACTGGATCCAATACAGGAATTGGCAAGGAGACAGTACGGGAATTGGCTAAACGAAAAGCTCATGTTTACATGGCTTGTCGCAATATGCAAAAGTGTGAGGAG GCTCGAGAAGAAATCGTCCTGGAAACAAAGAATAAGCATGTCTACTGTCGTGAGTGCGATTTGTCTTCCCTTCAGTCTATACGCCAATTTGTAGACGC atttcaaaaagaacaaaccaAATTGGATATTCTTATCAATAACGCTGGTGTAATGCGTTGTCCACGAACCTTAACGAAAGATGGCTTTGAAATGCAACTGGGAGTTAACCACATGGGTCATTTCTTGTTGACAAATTTGCTTTTAGATATTCTTAAA AAAAGTGCACCTAGTCGCATTGTTGTTGTATCCAGCTTGGCGCATACAAGAGGAGAAATCAACGTTACGGACTTGAATAGTGAAAAATCCTATGATGAAGGTGACGCGTATAGTCAGAGTAAACTCGCAAATGTCCTCTTCGCTAGAGAACTTGCCAAGAAACTTGAAG GAACTGGAGTCACTGTCAACTCATTGCATCCTGGAGTCGTGGACACAGAAATTGTACGTCATATGGGCATATTCAATAATATCTTTACCAGTCTTTTGGTACGACCTCTCTTATGGCCTTTCGTAAAGACTGTAAGGTCAGGAGCACAAACAAGCATTTATGCCGCATTGGATCCAGAATTGGAAAAAGTTTCCGGATTATATTTTAGTGATTGTGAACCGAAGGAAGTTGCACTTGCAGCCCAAAATGATGATTTGGCCAAATGGCTATGGTCAGTTAGTGAAAAGTGGACAAGAATTAAGGCGTAG